CCTACTCATCTCAGAGACTTTTCTGACTGTGCTTTCGATGTTGCTCATCATTTCTTGGATGCTTTCGATTTGTTTGGCTGAGATTTCGCCTTTTTGTCTGCCTTCGTTGGCTATTGTGACGACTTCGTTTACTGCCGCCTCGAATTCGTCCATTGCTCTGACGCTTTCTGCGCTTGTTTCTGAGACGAAGCGCATTCCTTCGGTTATTTCGTTAATGTGCTCTTGTTGCCTCTGTGCTTCAATGCTAACCTGCTGTACCGCTTCGTTAACCTGATTAATGGCTTCAGTCACGTCAGTCGTAATCTGGGTGAGGATGTTGGCTCTCTTGTCCAGTTCGTTGGTGACGTTGACCATTTCGCTGATTAAGCCCTTAAGTTTGTGGGTTGTGTCTTTTAGGTCTTGGATGATTTCTTGGAGTTCGCCTCTGGCTTCGACGGTTAGTCCGTTGCTTAAGTCGCCCTCGGCGAGGCGTTCGAGTTTTTCGCCTATGGTGTTGAGTGTTCCTACTAGGTCTTTTCCTACGGCTTCGAAGGCTTTTATGAGGGCTCCGATCTCGTCGTCTTCAATGTAGTGGATTTGGTTGAGTTGCTTGTTAACTTCGCTCAATCTTCCTTCTGCCAAAGCCTGCGCAACACTCCTCAACTCCTCAAGCGGCCTGAGGGTCCTGTTGAGGGTTCTGTACCCCAGGAACAGCATAAGAATTCCAACAAAGACCGCCACGATGGAGCCCATTATCGTCGTCTTTAGACCATCGTCAACGACCTTATGGATGGAGTCCGTTATCTTCTCCGTGCTCTGATTGAGGGTGTCCGATATCGCCTGGGTCAGCGGGTCTGTGAGCTCATGGAGCGGTACCGTGGCCAGAACCACCCACCCGGTGGTTTTCATCCTCTTGTATCCCGCGACCTTCTCCACGCCCTGGAACGAGTAGACAACCCACCCCTTATCTTTGTTTTTGTCAAGTTCGCCTGAGAGGGGCCGGAGGTTGGGGTCATCGTGTATGTTGAAGTTCTGAACTAGGCTCTCGTTGGGATGCACGATGATGGTACCGTCCCGGTTGATGATCGCTATGTATCCACTCTGACCTATCGTTATTTCCTTTGACTGCTCTATGAGGGTGGAGACGAAGACGTCAACGCCAATGACACCGACGAGCTTACCGTTGATGTAAATAGGCTCCGAGTACGTGACTATCCACTTTCCGGTTGACGCGTCCTGGTACGGCTCCGTCCATATCGGGCCGTTCTTCTTAATGGCCTCCTGGTACCACGGCCTGACCCTCGGGTCGTAACCCTCGGGCAGGGGTTCGTCGGGCCACATGTACATCCCGCCGCTCGTGCTTCCGAAATAAACGTAGGCTATGTTCGGGTCGAGGTCTTTCACGCTCCTAAAGCGGTCCAGGAGAAACGCTCTGAACTGTGGATCGCTCTCGTCGTAGTTTGAATACGCCACTTCAACGGCTTCTATGGCCACGGTTCCCATAACGCGCATCTTCTCGAAGTAGTCGTCGAACAGCTTTGCACCGAGCTCCGCGGAGCCCGTTGCTATCATTCCTGCCTCTTCGGTTATTGGAGCCCTGATGCCCTCCGCCATAAGCTCCGGGAGGTTGTGGCCCAGCTCCTCCTCGAGGGAGGTTCGTATGCTGTCCCTCATCATGAACGAGGATGATATCACAATGAGGGAGCCTATCAGTATGGTAATAATCAGAGCTGTGGCCATGGTCAGGATGATCTTTTTCTTAAACTGCATGGAAACCACCTCTCCCCTGTGGTCTGCTACGGTCGTCAGACGACTAAATAGTATATCGATGTCTGACTATTGATGTTATACTGCTTAAAACTTAAATCGCTTTTGTGTAGGGTGGTATGTAGGTAATTACTTTTCTCTTCTAGAAACTTCGTCCTTCGGGGGCTGTTTCGTAAATAGCAACAAACGAAACATTTAAATATTTTCAACACATAATTACGATTAGGGAAGTGATGATGAGGCTTTACAGGACGGGAGAAGTTGCAAAAAGGCTTGGAGTTTCAGCAATGACAATACGGCGTTGGATTAAAGAGGGAAAAATAAAGGCATACCGAGTTGGAAAAGAGTTCAGAATTCCCGAAAGTGAAGTCCTAAGGCTTCTCGAAGGCAAAACACTTGATAAGGTTGCCATTTACGCCAGAGTTTCAAGCAGAGACCAGAAAGAAGACCTCGAAAGACAAGTCGAATACCTCAAAAACTACTGCTCCGCAAAAGGCTACAAAGTCGCCAAAATCATCACCGACATTTCATCGGGCTTAAACGAGAACAGAAAAGGCTTAAAACAGCTCTTCAAACTTGTTGAGAGTGGAGAGGTAACAAAAGTAGTGATAACCCACAAGGACAGGCTCACCCGCTTCGGTTTTGGATACCTTGAACAATACTTCAACTCTCACGGCGTTGAAATTGAAGTCATCTTTGACGATGAAGAGAAAACGCCAGAGAAAGAACTTGTCGAAGACCTTTTGGCTATTGTAACTTCCTTCGCTGGAAAGCTTTATGGTATGCGTTCTCACAAGAAAAAACGCCTCGTTGAGGCGGTGAAGAATGCCCTCAGAGACGATTAAGCTCACAGCAAAATTCAAGCTTAAAAACCCGCCAGAGGAGTTAAATGACCTCTTCTCGACTTATCGGGAGATTGTGAACTACCTTATCAGTTATGCTTTCGAGAACAACGTTACAAGCTTTTATCGGTTGAAGAAGGAGACTTACAAGGGCTTACGCAGGGAGTATCCGGAGTTGCCGAGCCATTATCACTACACGGCCACTCAAATGGCCACAATGATTTACAAGAGTTATCGGAAGCGGAAAAAGAAGGGAAAAGCTAAGGGAAAGCCCGTTTTCAAGAAGGACGTTATAATGCTGGACGACCATCTCTTCAAACTCGACCTTGAGGCTGGAGTGATAAAGCTCTCAACCCTGAGCGGGAGGGTTAGGCTGGAGTTTTATCCGGCCAAGTATCACAAGAAGTTTAAGAACTGGAAAATCGGCCAAGCGTGGTTAGTGAGGACGCCAAAAGGCGTTTTCATAAACGTGGTGTTCTCCAGAGAGGTTGAAGTGAGAGAGCCTGAAACCTTTGTTGGTGTGGATTTGAACGAGAACAACGTTACGCTCAGCCTTCCAGATGGCGAGTTTGTTCAAATAATCACTCACGAGAGGGAGATAAGGACTGGCTACTTCTTAAAGCGGAGGAAAATTCAGAAAAAGCTTAGAGCTGGAAAGAGGAGGAAAGAGCTTCTTGAAAAGTATGGACAAAGGGAGAGGAACAGGCTGGACGATTTGTATCACAAGCTTGCTAATAAAATTGTCGAGTTGGCCGAGAAATATGGTGGTATTGCTCTGGAGGACTTAACCGAAATCAGGGATTCGATAAGATATTCTTCTGGGATGAATGGTCGTCTTCACAGGTGGAGTTTTAGAAAACTCCAGAGCATAATCGAATACAAGGCTAAATTGAAGGGGATAAAAGTTGTTTTCGTTAATCCTGCTTACACTTCCTCCCTGTGCCCGGTATGTGGGGGGAAACTAAGCCCGAATGGGCACAGGCTGTTGAAGTGTTCGAAGTGTGGTTTTGAGGCCGACCGTGATGTGGTTGGAAGCTGGAATATCTCGCTTAGAGCCCTGAAGATGTGGGGAGTCTCCGTTCCTCCCGAAAGCCCCACGATGAAGATGGGAGTGGGAAGGTTATCCGCTACGATAGTTCCGTATGTTTCAAAAGTAGCGGATAACCAGAACGGAGATTCAACAACAGAAAACAGCAGTTTATGTGGTGAGGTTCGTCTATCATTCAATGGAGAAAAGGCGGAAAATAAAATTGGGAGAATGCACCTCATGCCTTTGAAAGGATGTTGTTCCATGAGTAGCTAGACTCTACGAGCTCTGCGACGGTAAGCCTTCCAATGGATGTTACCTCCGGCTCGAAGTCCCTCAGCTTTTCAAGCACCTCCTCCTTTGAGGTGGTTTCCCCGTCGAAGACCACGAAGCCTCTCTTTGCGTAGCCGTTGATGAACGCCCTCCATATCCGTCCGTCCCTGAGGAGCTCGTACTGTCTGGCGCGGGCCTCTTCGGGGGTTATCCTGCCGAACTTGAGGTCCATCCTGATAAGGGTCTTGTTGTAAACCCTCTCGCTCATCGCAATCACCTCGTGTTCAGGCCGAAGTAGTCCTCTATGTCGATGTAGGTCTTTCTGTAAAGCTCGCTGTTCTTCATCCGCTCAACGAACTCCTTCGTCCTGATGTATTTGTCCCGGTGGTAGTCCCAGTCCGGGTGCATTGCCTTCCACTCGTCCCAGGTGTAGCTGAACTGGGCCTGCACCTTGTCCCTGTAGAGCTCAGGAATCACGTTGAAGGTGCAGAAGGGCACCGTCCTGCCGTCCGGCATGGCGTAGTGGATGACGCAGCGCTCGACGCGCTCGACGTCGTAGTTGTACTCATCCATGAAGTGCATCATTCCGAGGAAGAGGGCGTTGGTGTGGAACTTTCCGAGGGCGTCGTAGTTGCCGTACATGAAGGCGTTCTTGATGAGGTCGAGGACTTTGATGCCCTCGGGTGCGTACTTGTCGTCGTAGAAGGAGCGGAACTTCATGAAGATCTCAGCGCCGAGCTTGAGCTTCTGAAGTCTGCCCATGCTCTCCCACTGCTCTATCTCTTCCGCCTTGCTCTCGAGGTACTCGACGAAGCCCTCAACGTCGAGGAACCTGCTTATGGGCACCACCCTTTTGTTCTCGCGGTCGAGGAAGACGTAGGTGGCAGCGCCACAGCAGTAGTGGCTGGTCATGTAGTAGCGGGAGCCGGTGAAAGCTTCAAAGAAGCGCGCTATGTGTCCTGCTATCGGAATCGGGTACCAGTCGTCCATGGCTATTGCCCCGTTGGTCTGCTCCTCGATCCTCGCTATCGCCCCGGGAATCGTTATCCTGAAGCGCTGGCGCTCCTTCCGCGGAACCCTTCCGACGAGTGAGATGGGCTGGAAGTTAACACCCCTTATTATATCGATGTGGTTGAGGCCGAAGTTGATTATGGCGCCGAGCTCGTGGTCGTTGACGTTCCTGATGGTGGTCGGGACGAGGACTATGCCGGGCCCGCCGACCTTCCTGA
Above is a window of Thermococcus celericrescens DNA encoding:
- a CDS encoding methyl-accepting chemotaxis protein, whose amino-acid sequence is MQFKKKIILTMATALIITILIGSLIVISSSFMMRDSIRTSLEEELGHNLPELMAEGIRAPITEEAGMIATGSAELGAKLFDDYFEKMRVMGTVAIEAVEVAYSNYDESDPQFRAFLLDRFRSVKDLDPNIAYVYFGSTSGGMYMWPDEPLPEGYDPRVRPWYQEAIKKNGPIWTEPYQDASTGKWIVTYSEPIYINGKLVGVIGVDVFVSTLIEQSKEITIGQSGYIAIINRDGTIIVHPNESLVQNFNIHDDPNLRPLSGELDKNKDKGWVVYSFQGVEKVAGYKRMKTTGWVVLATVPLHELTDPLTQAISDTLNQSTEKITDSIHKVVDDGLKTTIMGSIVAVFVGILMLFLGYRTLNRTLRPLEELRSVAQALAEGRLSEVNKQLNQIHYIEDDEIGALIKAFEAVGKDLVGTLNTIGEKLERLAEGDLSNGLTVEARGELQEIIQDLKDTTHKLKGLISEMVNVTNELDKRANILTQITTDVTEAINQVNEAVQQVSIEAQRQQEHINEITEGMRFVSETSAESVRAMDEFEAAVNEVVTIANEGRQKGEISAKQIESIQEMMSNIESTVRKVSEMSRSIEEITNVITNIAEQTNLLALNAAIEAARAGEAGR
- a CDS encoding IS607 family transposase gives rise to the protein MMRLYRTGEVAKRLGVSAMTIRRWIKEGKIKAYRVGKEFRIPESEVLRLLEGKTLDKVAIYARVSSRDQKEDLERQVEYLKNYCSAKGYKVAKIITDISSGLNENRKGLKQLFKLVESGEVTKVVITHKDRLTRFGFGYLEQYFNSHGVEIEVIFDDEEKTPEKELVEDLLAIVTSFAGKLYGMRSHKKKRLVEAVKNALRDD
- a CDS encoding RNA-guided endonuclease InsQ/TnpB family protein, producing MPSETIKLTAKFKLKNPPEELNDLFSTYREIVNYLISYAFENNVTSFYRLKKETYKGLRREYPELPSHYHYTATQMATMIYKSYRKRKKKGKAKGKPVFKKDVIMLDDHLFKLDLEAGVIKLSTLSGRVRLEFYPAKYHKKFKNWKIGQAWLVRTPKGVFINVVFSREVEVREPETFVGVDLNENNVTLSLPDGEFVQIITHEREIRTGYFLKRRKIQKKLRAGKRRKELLEKYGQRERNRLDDLYHKLANKIVELAEKYGGIALEDLTEIRDSIRYSSGMNGRLHRWSFRKLQSIIEYKAKLKGIKVVFVNPAYTSSLCPVCGGKLSPNGHRLLKCSKCGFEADRDVVGSWNISLRALKMWGVSVPPESPTMKMGVGRLSATIVPYVSKVADNQNGDSTTENSSLCGEVRLSFNGEKAENKIGRMHLMPLKGCCSMSS
- a CDS encoding DUF3213 domain-containing protein, which encodes MSERVYNKTLIRMDLKFGRITPEEARARQYELLRDGRIWRAFINGYAKRGFVVFDGETTSKEEVLEKLRDFEPEVTSIGRLTVAELVESSYSWNNILSKA
- the tes gene encoding tetraether lipid synthase Tes, with amino-acid sequence MAESVGEVPSGEKEFAESTRRIRDIIEFPEINEEEFERMLKSASRAYGGPLPHRTYSICPETRRVVPALIWENDGKVWITKRCPEGIITDVYYESVDQYYRFQKWKFDFKLMSTNVENSGVNCPFDCGMCARHFSHTNLINIVLTNRCNLSCWYCFFYAKEGQPIYEPTLEQIRMMLRNAKRQHPVGANAVQLTGGEPTLREDLIEIIKIAKEEGYDHVQLNTDGIKLAFEPELVREMRQAGVNVLYMSYDGMTPQTNWKNHWEVPLILENVRKVGGPGIVLVPTTIRNVNDHELGAIINFGLNHIDIIRGVNFQPISLVGRVPRKERQRFRITIPGAIARIEEQTNGAIAMDDWYPIPIAGHIARFFEAFTGSRYYMTSHYCCGAATYVFLDRENKRVVPISRFLDVEGFVEYLESKAEEIEQWESMGRLQKLKLGAEIFMKFRSFYDDKYAPEGIKVLDLIKNAFMYGNYDALGKFHTNALFLGMMHFMDEYNYDVERVERCVIHYAMPDGRTVPFCTFNVIPELYRDKVQAQFSYTWDEWKAMHPDWDYHRDKYIRTKEFVERMKNSELYRKTYIDIEDYFGLNTR